The Streptomyces cynarae genome contains a region encoding:
- a CDS encoding LacI family DNA-binding transcriptional regulator, giving the protein MADVARVAGVSHQTVSRVLGDHPNVRDATRARVLRAIEEMGYRRNSSARALVTRRTRTLGVVASDTTLYGPASTLFALEEAARAEGYLVSTVSLRKLTMETLAEAMDHLSEGGVEGVVTIAPQRSAVDALAELRYPFPVVVVGSAPGVDIPGVSVDQHLGATLATSHLLAAGHRTVWHLAGPEDWQEAADRAAGWRATLEAAGVEPPMLLRGDWSPLSGYRAGQELAGWVRRGLTAVFVANDQMALGVLRALREAGVRTPQDVAVVGFDDIPESEFYAPPLTTVRQDFSTVGRRGIALLLELIEGRPPATTARITIEPQLVVRASTFPYAAQTEGVHH; this is encoded by the coding sequence ATGGCGGACGTGGCGCGTGTGGCCGGTGTGTCCCACCAGACCGTGTCCCGTGTGCTGGGGGACCACCCCAACGTGCGGGACGCGACACGGGCCAGGGTGCTGCGCGCGATCGAGGAGATGGGCTATCGCCGCAACTCCTCCGCGCGGGCTCTGGTGACTCGGCGCACCCGGACGCTGGGTGTGGTCGCCTCCGACACCACCCTCTACGGACCGGCCAGTACGCTGTTCGCACTCGAGGAGGCGGCGCGCGCCGAGGGGTATCTCGTCTCGACGGTCAGCCTGCGCAAGCTGACCATGGAGACGCTCGCCGAAGCCATGGACCACCTCAGCGAGGGCGGAGTGGAAGGAGTGGTCACCATCGCTCCGCAGCGGTCGGCGGTGGACGCTCTCGCCGAACTCCGTTACCCCTTCCCGGTGGTGGTCGTGGGCAGCGCGCCGGGCGTCGACATCCCGGGCGTCAGTGTGGACCAGCACCTGGGAGCGACGCTGGCCACCAGTCATCTGCTGGCCGCCGGCCACCGCACGGTCTGGCACCTCGCCGGGCCCGAGGACTGGCAGGAGGCGGCCGATCGGGCCGCCGGCTGGCGGGCGACGCTCGAAGCGGCCGGCGTCGAGCCGCCCATGCTGCTGCGCGGGGACTGGAGTCCGCTGTCGGGTTACCGCGCAGGCCAGGAACTGGCCGGCTGGGTGCGCCGGGGGCTGACCGCCGTCTTCGTGGCCAACGACCAGATGGCACTGGGGGTGTTGCGGGCCCTGCGTGAGGCGGGGGTCCGAACGCCCCAGGACGTCGCGGTGGTCGGTTTCGACGACATCCCGGAGTCGGAGTTCTATGCTCCTCCTCTCACCACCGTTCGGCAGGACTTCTCGACAGTGGGCAGGCGAGGCATCGCGCTGCTCCTGGAGTTGATCGAGGGCCGGCCACCCGCCACCACGGCCCGGATCACGATCGAACCCCAACTCGTCGTCCGCGCCAGCACTTTCCCGTACGCCGCTCAAACGGAGGGCGTACACCACTGA
- a CDS encoding SCO2400 family protein, with amino-acid sequence MDFCHPCRRHLNGALACPGCGTVVEELRAYAEEADVSPQPDAAVEPYGTEDYGTEDYGSPDQHTHGHGDGGVPQGRAARRQAQGRRRGPGREADEETTGPVGGGSASRRDRKAAAHRRRRRRTLLITAGFVLAAGGLSLAELGVDAPFANSRPPAAGGTNAEGGTSSEAHKTARPARPLDGPTSKGAGSTSPDPSASASASKSASPSASTSADGKATRPATAGASPVTPTQGPTATRPAGTSRPTAAPTTSNPDPSPSRTCTRFLWWCT; translated from the coding sequence ATGGACTTCTGCCACCCGTGCCGACGGCACCTCAATGGCGCCCTCGCATGCCCGGGGTGCGGCACAGTAGTCGAAGAACTCCGCGCGTATGCGGAGGAAGCGGACGTGTCTCCGCAGCCGGACGCCGCCGTCGAGCCGTACGGCACCGAGGACTACGGCACCGAGGACTACGGCAGCCCGGACCAGCACACGCACGGTCACGGCGACGGAGGTGTGCCGCAGGGGCGGGCGGCCAGGCGCCAGGCGCAGGGGCGCCGGCGGGGACCTGGACGGGAAGCCGATGAGGAGACGACCGGACCGGTCGGCGGTGGCAGTGCAAGTCGTCGTGACCGCAAGGCCGCGGCCCACCGCCGGCGCCGCCGGCGCACCCTCCTGATCACCGCAGGCTTCGTCCTCGCGGCGGGCGGCCTGAGCCTCGCGGAACTCGGCGTCGACGCGCCCTTCGCCAACTCCAGGCCCCCGGCGGCGGGGGGTACGAACGCCGAGGGCGGTACGTCGTCGGAGGCGCACAAGACGGCACGGCCCGCACGGCCCCTGGACGGCCCGACGAGCAAGGGCGCCGGCTCGACGTCCCCGGACCCCTCGGCGTCCGCATCGGCCTCCAAGTCCGCTTCGCCCTCGGCGTCCACGAGCGCCGACGGCAAGGCCACCCGGCCGGCGACCGCGGGTGCTTCACCGGTCACGCCGACCCAGGGTCCGACGGCGACGCGCCCCGCCGGGACGAGCAGGCCGACGGCGGCACCCACGACGTCGAACCCGGATCCCTCGCCGTCCCGGACGTGCACGCGCTTCCTGTGGTGGTGCACGTAG
- a CDS encoding mandelate racemase/muconate lactonizing enzyme family protein: MRITGISTHVVGTPWRNLTYVQVHTDEGITGVGETRMLGHTDALIGYLREAEVNHILGSDPFAVEDLVRRMKYGDYGRAGEIVMSGIAVVEMACWDIKGKALGVPVWQLLGGKVTDKVKAYANGWYTTERTPEAYHKAAQGVMERGYRALKIDPFGTGHFELDHEQTMYAVSLIEAVRDAIGPDAELMLEMHGRFSPATAVRLAKELAPFKPAWLEEPVPPENLKALEKVAAKVDMPVATGERIHDRIEFRELFDSQAVDIIQPDLGHIGGIWETRKLAATAETHYMLVAPHNVGGSVLTAASLQVGFTTPNFKILEHFNDFADAEIKKVVKGAPQVNPEDGCFHLSDAPGLGVELDTDAAAEFPQQRAHFDLWAEGWERRNPKDGQ; the protein is encoded by the coding sequence GTGCGCATCACCGGAATCAGCACACACGTGGTCGGGACCCCCTGGCGGAATCTGACGTACGTCCAGGTGCATACCGACGAGGGCATCACGGGCGTTGGCGAGACCCGCATGCTGGGCCACACCGACGCGCTGATCGGCTACCTGCGAGAGGCCGAGGTCAATCACATTCTCGGCTCGGACCCGTTCGCTGTCGAGGACCTGGTCCGCCGTATGAAGTACGGCGACTACGGGCGCGCGGGTGAGATCGTGATGTCCGGCATCGCCGTGGTCGAGATGGCCTGCTGGGACATCAAGGGCAAGGCCCTGGGCGTGCCCGTCTGGCAGCTGCTCGGCGGCAAGGTCACCGACAAGGTCAAGGCTTACGCGAACGGGTGGTACACCACCGAGCGGACGCCGGAGGCCTATCACAAGGCCGCCCAGGGGGTCATGGAGCGCGGGTACCGGGCCCTCAAGATCGACCCCTTCGGTACCGGCCACTTCGAGCTCGACCACGAGCAGACCATGTACGCGGTCTCCCTCATCGAGGCTGTGCGCGACGCCATCGGGCCGGACGCCGAGCTGATGCTGGAGATGCACGGCCGCTTCTCCCCCGCGACCGCCGTGCGGCTCGCCAAGGAGCTGGCGCCGTTCAAGCCCGCCTGGCTGGAGGAGCCGGTTCCGCCGGAGAACCTCAAGGCACTCGAGAAGGTCGCCGCCAAGGTCGACATGCCGGTCGCCACGGGCGAGCGCATCCACGACCGCATCGAGTTCCGCGAGCTGTTCGACAGCCAGGCCGTGGACATCATCCAGCCCGATCTCGGCCACATCGGCGGCATCTGGGAGACGCGGAAGCTGGCCGCGACCGCCGAGACGCACTACATGCTGGTGGCGCCGCACAACGTGGGCGGCTCGGTACTCACCGCCGCCTCCCTCCAAGTCGGTTTCACCACACCGAACTTCAAGATCCTCGAGCACTTCAACGACTTCGCGGACGCGGAGATCAAGAAGGTGGTCAAGGGTGCCCCGCAGGTGAACCCGGAGGACGGCTGCTTCCACCTCTCCGACGCCCCGGGCCTCGGCGTGGAACTGGACACCGACGCGGCGGCCGAGTTCCCGCAGCAGCGGGCCCACTTCGACCTGTGGGCCGAAGGCTGGGAAAGGCGCAACCCGAAGGACGGGCAGTGA
- a CDS encoding zinc-dependent alcohol dehydrogenase, translating to MTTAVVVEAPGAYRLEEHTPREPGPGEALVRVHAVGICGSDREVYQGNRPEGYVRYPLTPGHEWSGTVEAVGAGVPESLVGRKAVGEGFRNCQVCDRCHAGETTLCTSGYEETGFTQPGAMATTLTLPARLLHILPDDADLTAAALLEPAACIAAAALKGNAQPGERVAVVGTGTLGMFAVQFLKAVSPSELLVVGTRNDREALSRQFGATDFRTKDQELPDDFDVVIETAGSASAARTSASLLRRGGRLVLTGIPAPGAEGLDPTDLVVRQLEVHTVFGAPPDAWAHAVRVFGAGLLDPLRLVTHELPLTGFPQAIELVGSGDPKVGKVLLRP from the coding sequence GTGACCACCGCCGTAGTCGTGGAGGCGCCCGGCGCTTACCGGCTCGAGGAGCACACACCGCGCGAGCCCGGTCCGGGCGAGGCGCTGGTGCGGGTCCACGCCGTCGGTATTTGCGGCAGCGACCGCGAGGTCTACCAGGGCAACCGGCCCGAGGGCTACGTGCGCTACCCGCTCACTCCCGGCCACGAGTGGTCCGGCACGGTGGAGGCGGTCGGCGCCGGGGTGCCCGAGTCGCTGGTCGGCCGCAAGGCCGTCGGGGAGGGCTTCCGCAACTGCCAGGTCTGCGACCGCTGCCACGCCGGCGAGACGACGCTGTGCACCTCTGGGTACGAGGAGACGGGCTTCACCCAGCCCGGCGCGATGGCCACCACCCTCACGCTCCCGGCCCGCCTGCTGCACATCCTGCCGGACGACGCCGATCTCACGGCGGCGGCCCTGCTGGAGCCGGCCGCCTGCATCGCGGCCGCCGCGCTGAAGGGGAACGCACAGCCGGGCGAGCGGGTCGCGGTCGTCGGCACGGGCACGCTCGGCATGTTCGCCGTGCAGTTCCTGAAGGCGGTCTCGCCGTCGGAGCTGCTGGTGGTGGGCACCAGGAACGACCGCGAGGCGCTGTCGCGGCAGTTCGGCGCGACCGACTTCCGCACCAAGGACCAGGAGCTCCCCGACGACTTCGACGTCGTCATCGAGACCGCCGGGTCCGCCTCCGCCGCGCGCACCTCCGCCTCGCTGCTGCGGCGCGGCGGGCGGCTCGTCCTGACGGGCATCCCGGCGCCGGGCGCCGAGGGCCTGGACCCGACCGACCTCGTCGTACGGCAGCTGGAGGTGCACACCGTCTTCGGTGCGCCGCCGGACGCCTGGGCGCACGCGGTGCGGGTCTTCGGCGCGGGGCTGCTCGATCCGCTGCGGCTGGTCACGCACGAGCTGCCGCTCACCGGGTTCCCGCAGGCCATCGAGCTGGTGGGGTCCGGCGACCCGAAGGTCGGCAAGGTCCTGCTACGACCGTGA
- the chvE gene encoding multiple monosaccharide ABC transporter substrate-binding protein, producing MRTRRAALTAIAGAASLALTLTACGQSGAGGSKEKAGSAKGGTIGIAMPTKSSERWINDGNNVVKNLQAAGYKTKLVYGEDDPDTQVSQIENLITQGVKGLIIAAIDNKSLNNVLQQAAQAKIPVIAYDRLILGTKNVDYYASFDNEKVGVLQGTYIVQKLGLDKGKKGPFNIELFAGSNDDNNTKYFFNGAMSVLQPYIDKKELVVKSGQTQLNQVTTLRWDGTTAQKRMEDVLTSAYKSGKVDAVLSPYDGISIGILSALKSDGYGSASKPLPVITGQDAELASVKSIIAGQQTQTVYKDTRQLAKVAATMVDDALNGKTPQVNDTKTYNNGTKVVPAYLLQPVSVDKSNYEDVLVKGGYYTDAQLK from the coding sequence ATGCGCACTCGCAGAGCCGCTCTCACCGCGATAGCCGGAGCCGCCTCCCTCGCTCTCACCCTGACCGCCTGCGGCCAGAGCGGCGCGGGCGGCAGCAAGGAGAAGGCGGGCAGCGCCAAGGGCGGCACCATCGGCATCGCCATGCCGACCAAGTCCTCCGAGCGCTGGATCAACGACGGCAACAACGTCGTCAAGAACCTCCAGGCCGCGGGTTACAAGACCAAGCTGGTCTACGGCGAGGACGACCCCGACACCCAGGTCTCGCAGATCGAGAACCTGATCACCCAGGGCGTCAAGGGCCTGATCATCGCGGCCATCGACAACAAGTCCCTGAACAACGTCCTCCAGCAGGCCGCCCAGGCGAAGATCCCGGTCATCGCCTACGACCGCCTGATCCTCGGCACGAAGAACGTCGACTACTACGCCTCGTTCGACAACGAGAAGGTCGGCGTGCTGCAGGGCACGTACATCGTGCAGAAGCTCGGTCTGGACAAGGGCAAGAAGGGCCCGTTCAACATCGAGCTGTTCGCCGGCTCCAATGACGACAACAACACCAAGTACTTCTTCAACGGCGCGATGAGCGTGCTGCAGCCGTACATCGACAAGAAGGAGCTGGTCGTCAAGTCCGGCCAGACCCAGCTCAACCAGGTCACCACCCTGCGCTGGGACGGCACCACCGCGCAGAAGCGCATGGAGGACGTCCTCACCTCCGCCTACAAGAGCGGCAAGGTCGACGCGGTGCTCTCGCCCTACGACGGCATCTCCATCGGCATCCTGTCCGCGCTGAAGTCGGACGGCTACGGCTCGGCGAGCAAGCCGCTGCCGGTCATCACCGGCCAGGACGCCGAGCTCGCCTCGGTGAAGTCGATCATCGCCGGTCAGCAGACGCAGACCGTCTACAAGGACACCCGCCAGCTCGCCAAGGTCGCCGCGACCATGGTCGACGACGCCCTCAACGGCAAGACACCGCAGGTCAACGACACCAAGACCTACAACAACGGCACGAAGGTGGTCCCGGCCTACCTGCTGCAGCCGGTGAGCGTCGACAAGTCGAACTACGAGGACGTGCTGGTCAAGGGCGGCTACTACACCGACGCCCAGCTCAAGTAA
- the mmsA gene encoding multiple monosaccharide ABC transporter ATP-binding protein gives MAGPVLEMRSIVKTFPGVKALSDVNLTVRKGEVHAICGENGAGKSTLMKVLSGVHPHGSYEGEVLFEGEVCSFKDIRASEQHGIVIIHQELALVPFLSIAENIFLGNEHASRGFINWNDTLKHATELLRRVGLDEHPETRIADIGVGKQQLVEIAKALSKSVKLLILDEPTAALNDEDSGKLLDLILELKNQGITSIIISHKLNEIRKVADSVTILRDGRTIETLDVKAPETTEERIIAGMVGRDLDNRFPDRTPHRPEEGAAPALEIRNWTVFHPIDQQRKVVDDVSIQVRRGEIVGIAGLMGAGRTELAMNVFGRTYGRYAGGTVLKDGKEIRTKTVAEAVEHGIAYVTEDRKHYGLNLIDTINRNISLTALNKVAKRGIVDEHEERQVSEGFRKTMNIKAPTVFEPVGKLSGGNQQKVVLSKWIFAGPDVLILDEPTRGIDVGAKYEIYTVIDQLAAQGKAVVFISSELPELLGMCDRIYTMAAGRLTGEVPRAEATQEVLMRQMTKDKEVTR, from the coding sequence ATGGCGGGACCCGTCCTGGAAATGCGCTCGATCGTCAAGACCTTTCCCGGCGTCAAGGCGCTGTCGGACGTCAATCTGACCGTCCGTAAAGGCGAGGTCCACGCCATCTGCGGGGAGAACGGCGCCGGCAAGTCGACCCTCATGAAGGTCCTCTCCGGCGTCCACCCGCACGGGAGTTACGAAGGAGAGGTCCTCTTCGAGGGCGAGGTCTGCAGCTTCAAGGACATCCGGGCGAGCGAGCAGCACGGCATCGTGATCATCCACCAGGAGCTGGCGCTGGTGCCGTTTCTCTCCATCGCCGAGAACATCTTCCTCGGCAACGAACACGCCTCGCGCGGGTTCATCAACTGGAACGACACGCTCAAGCACGCCACCGAACTGCTGCGCCGCGTCGGCCTCGACGAGCATCCGGAGACCCGGATCGCCGACATCGGCGTGGGCAAGCAGCAGCTCGTGGAGATCGCGAAGGCGCTGTCGAAGTCCGTGAAGCTGCTCATCCTCGACGAGCCGACGGCGGCCCTGAACGACGAGGACAGCGGCAAACTCCTCGATCTCATCCTGGAGTTGAAGAACCAGGGCATCACCTCGATCATCATCTCCCACAAGCTGAACGAGATCCGCAAGGTCGCCGACTCGGTGACGATCCTGCGCGACGGGCGCACCATCGAGACGCTCGACGTGAAGGCGCCGGAGACGACCGAGGAGCGGATCATCGCCGGCATGGTCGGCCGCGACCTCGACAACCGCTTCCCCGACCGCACTCCGCACCGGCCGGAGGAGGGCGCGGCACCGGCCCTGGAGATCCGCAACTGGACCGTGTTCCACCCGATCGACCAGCAGCGCAAGGTCGTCGACGACGTGTCGATCCAGGTGCGCCGCGGGGAGATCGTCGGTATCGCGGGCCTGATGGGCGCGGGCCGCACCGAGCTGGCCATGAACGTCTTCGGGCGCACCTACGGCCGGTACGCGGGCGGCACGGTCCTCAAGGACGGCAAGGAGATCCGTACGAAGACCGTCGCCGAGGCGGTCGAGCACGGCATCGCCTACGTCACCGAGGACCGCAAGCACTACGGCCTGAACCTCATCGACACCATCAACCGCAACATCTCGCTGACCGCGCTGAACAAGGTGGCCAAGCGGGGCATCGTCGACGAGCACGAGGAGCGGCAGGTCTCCGAGGGCTTCCGCAAGACCATGAACATCAAGGCGCCGACCGTCTTCGAGCCGGTGGGCAAACTGTCGGGCGGCAACCAGCAGAAGGTCGTCCTCAGCAAGTGGATCTTCGCGGGACCGGACGTGCTGATCCTGGACGAGCCCACCCGCGGCATCGACGTGGGCGCCAAGTACGAGATCTACACGGTGATCGACCAGCTGGCCGCGCAGGGCAAGGCGGTCGTCTTCATCTCCTCCGAGCTGCCGGAGCTGCTCGGCATGTGCGACCGCATCTACACCATGGCCGCCGGGCGGCTGACCGGAGAGGTTCCACGGGCCGAGGCCACCCAGGAAGTGCTGATGCGCCAGATGACGAAGGACAAAGAGGTAACCCGATGA
- the mmsB gene encoding multiple monosaccharide ABC transporter permease, which translates to MSTDVTAKTPAPAPPGKSGSATGRGLLQLVLGGLRRNMRQYGMLIALGLIVIFFQVATGGDLLLPRNVSNLVLQNSYILILAIGMMLVIIAGHIDLSVGSLTAFVGAFAAVLTVEHSVAWPLALVLCLLVGAVAGAVQGYLIAYLGIPSFIVTLAGMLLFRGLTEILLKGQTLGPFPDGLQKLGNGFLPEVGPNTNYHNLTLLLGLVMIAAVVWQEVRDRRRQQEFSLDVLPARMFALKIVAIVAAILALTMLLASYQGAPIILIVLGVLVVGYGYVMRNAVFGRHIYAIGGNLPAAKLSGVKDKRVTFQVFLNMGVLAALAGLVVAARLNAASPKAGVNFELEAIASSFIGGASMSGGVGTVLGAIIGGLVLGVLNNGMNLLSVGTDWQQVIKGLALLVAVGFDVWNKRKSGS; encoded by the coding sequence ATGAGCACCGATGTGACCGCCAAGACCCCGGCCCCGGCGCCGCCGGGCAAGAGCGGATCGGCCACCGGCAGGGGCCTGCTCCAGCTGGTTCTGGGCGGCCTGCGCCGCAACATGCGCCAGTACGGGATGCTGATCGCGCTCGGCCTGATCGTCATCTTCTTCCAGGTGGCGACCGGCGGGGACCTGCTGCTGCCGCGCAACGTCTCCAACCTGGTGCTGCAGAACAGCTACATCCTGATCCTCGCGATCGGCATGATGCTGGTCATCATCGCCGGGCACATCGATCTGTCGGTCGGCTCGCTGACGGCGTTCGTGGGTGCGTTCGCGGCCGTGCTGACGGTGGAGCACAGTGTGGCGTGGCCCCTCGCGCTCGTGCTGTGCCTGCTGGTGGGCGCGGTGGCCGGCGCCGTGCAGGGATACCTCATCGCGTATCTCGGCATACCGTCGTTCATCGTCACCCTCGCGGGAATGCTGCTCTTCCGCGGCCTGACGGAGATCCTGCTCAAGGGGCAGACCCTCGGCCCCTTCCCGGACGGGCTGCAGAAGCTCGGCAACGGCTTCCTGCCCGAGGTCGGCCCGAACACCAATTACCACAACCTCACGCTGCTGCTCGGCCTCGTCATGATCGCCGCCGTGGTGTGGCAGGAGGTGCGCGACCGGCGTCGCCAGCAGGAGTTCTCCCTGGACGTGCTGCCGGCGCGGATGTTCGCGCTGAAGATCGTCGCGATCGTCGCCGCGATCCTGGCCCTCACGATGCTGCTCGCCAGCTACCAGGGGGCGCCGATCATCCTCATCGTCCTCGGTGTCCTGGTGGTCGGCTACGGCTACGTCATGCGCAACGCCGTCTTCGGCCGTCACATCTACGCGATCGGCGGCAACCTGCCGGCCGCGAAGCTGTCCGGCGTGAAGGACAAGCGGGTCACCTTCCAGGTGTTCCTGAACATGGGCGTGCTCGCGGCCCTGGCGGGTCTGGTGGTCGCCGCCCGTCTGAACGCGGCCTCGCCGAAGGCGGGCGTGAACTTCGAGCTCGAGGCGATCGCCTCTTCCTTCATCGGTGGTGCGTCCATGAGCGGCGGTGTCGGTACCGTCCTCGGCGCGATCATCGGTGGTCTCGTGCTCGGCGTGCTGAACAACGGCATGAACCTCCTCAGCGTCGGCACCGACTGGCAGCAGGTCATCAAGGGCCTGGCCCTTTTGGTGGCGGTCGGCTTCGACGTGTGGAACAAGCGCAAGTCCGGTTCGTGA
- a CDS encoding transglycosylase SLT domain-containing protein — protein sequence MPKHAFNRSRRARRFSTGGAVTACSLALACTAVLGAAQAADAAPAASAVAGTPAASTAKTTYVVRLGDHLASIARTHNVPGGWQAIAAANKLSSPYIIRPGQVLILPTGSSSIKKTVSAPAAKTAPASSGVIYANNLDGWIKHSLAVMKQHGIPGSYNGIYRNVMRESSGNPKAINLWDSNAAKGIPSKGLLQVIDPTFRAYHVPGTSWDIYDPVANITAACNYAYHRYGSIDNVNGPY from the coding sequence ATGCCCAAACACGCCTTCAACCGCTCGCGCCGGGCGCGCCGGTTCTCCACCGGCGGCGCCGTCACCGCTTGCTCTCTCGCCCTGGCCTGCACGGCCGTGCTCGGGGCGGCCCAGGCCGCCGACGCCGCTCCGGCCGCTTCGGCCGTCGCGGGAACTCCGGCCGCGTCCACCGCTAAGACCACATACGTCGTCCGGCTCGGCGACCATCTGGCTTCTATCGCACGGACCCACAATGTGCCGGGCGGCTGGCAGGCCATCGCAGCGGCCAACAAGCTTTCCAGCCCCTACATCATCCGGCCGGGTCAGGTCCTGATTCTTCCCACCGGGTCTTCCTCGATCAAGAAAACCGTGTCCGCCCCGGCCGCGAAAACCGCGCCGGCTTCCAGCGGCGTGATCTACGCCAACAACCTGGACGGCTGGATCAAGCACTCGCTGGCGGTCATGAAGCAGCACGGTATTCCGGGTTCCTACAACGGCATTTACCGCAATGTCATGCGAGAGTCCTCCGGCAACCCGAAGGCCATCAACCTCTGGGACTCCAACGCCGCGAAGGGCATCCCGTCGAAGGGCCTCCTCCAGGTGATCGACCCGACGTTCCGCGCGTACCACGTGCCGGGCACGTCGTGGGACATCTACGACCCGGTCGCCAACATCACCGCCGCGTGCAACTACGCCTACCACCGCTACGGCTCGATCGACAACGTCAACGGCCCTTACTGA
- a CDS encoding substrate-binding domain-containing protein, which yields MEDDYLAPDGARAGIQVTFRGRRVVGMVVTELSRSELRSFFVPSGSGQGTPQPVPGLGVGDGLIELPKVKLNRRDHYKVLAVLEREAGFTEQTFPDPEVVGGIVGGVRRGRMRKTEYYPFAAKPVRVLLVLLVLVLIGQSLFMLLRSDPKPAPLDCAKGTLTLSGSTAFAPVLREAARQYEKTCPDAHIPLSNDSFKGSVPGLNALEAAGEQDKPKGGKGLGDRLAFSDGPKSGTGHPQLLPRPVALSLFTLVVNPDAGVKDLPLQQIRDIYAGKITNWKQVNGNDVPIHLVSRYPGSGTRTTLELRVLGDQRLPGVTASDCVAMDTAKPGRCEVGDTQALLDTVASTPGALGHSEVGAATAHAGIQPVRIDGYPATLEGVDGGAYPYWQTEYAYTYGEPPADSLAAGFLRYLSEEVGKDIIRSHGDRPCAELAKPLLCRPSG from the coding sequence GTGGAGGACGACTACCTGGCGCCCGACGGCGCCCGGGCCGGCATCCAGGTCACGTTCCGGGGCCGCCGGGTCGTCGGCATGGTCGTCACCGAACTCAGCCGCAGTGAGCTGCGCAGCTTCTTCGTTCCCTCCGGCAGCGGCCAGGGCACCCCTCAGCCGGTGCCGGGCCTCGGGGTCGGCGACGGGCTCATCGAACTGCCCAAGGTGAAGCTGAACCGCCGCGACCACTACAAGGTGCTGGCGGTGCTGGAACGCGAGGCGGGCTTCACGGAGCAGACGTTCCCGGACCCGGAGGTGGTCGGCGGCATCGTGGGCGGGGTCCGCCGCGGCAGGATGCGGAAGACCGAGTACTACCCGTTCGCCGCCAAGCCGGTCCGGGTGCTGCTCGTCCTCCTGGTCCTGGTGCTCATCGGGCAGTCCCTCTTCATGCTCCTGCGCAGCGACCCGAAGCCCGCGCCGCTGGACTGCGCCAAGGGCACGCTCACGCTGTCCGGGTCCACCGCGTTCGCGCCGGTTCTGCGGGAGGCCGCGCGGCAGTACGAGAAGACGTGCCCCGACGCGCACATCCCGCTCTCGAACGACAGCTTCAAGGGCAGCGTCCCCGGACTCAACGCCCTTGAGGCGGCAGGCGAACAGGACAAGCCGAAGGGCGGCAAGGGCCTCGGCGACCGTCTGGCGTTCAGCGACGGCCCCAAGAGCGGGACCGGCCACCCGCAACTGCTGCCCCGCCCTGTCGCCCTCTCCCTCTTCACGCTGGTCGTCAACCCGGACGCGGGCGTGAAGGACCTGCCGCTGCAGCAGATCAGGGACATCTACGCCGGCAAGATCACCAACTGGAAGCAGGTCAACGGCAACGACGTGCCCATCCACCTCGTGAGCCGCTACCCCGGTTCCGGCACCCGCACCACCCTCGAACTCCGCGTCCTCGGCGACCAGCGGCTGCCGGGCGTCACGGCGAGCGACTGCGTCGCCATGGACACCGCCAAGCCGGGCCGCTGCGAGGTCGGCGACACCCAGGCCCTCCTGGACACCGTGGCCTCGACCCCGGGCGCCCTCGGCCACAGCGAGGTTGGCGCGGCCACGGCCCACGCCGGCATCCAGCCCGTTCGCATCGACGGCTACCCGGCCACGCTGGAGGGCGTCGACGGCGGCGCCTACCCGTACTGGCAGACCGAGTACGCCTACACCTACGGCGAACCGCCCGCCGACTCCCTCGCCGCCGGCTTCCTGCGCTACCTCTCCGAGGAGGTCGGCAAGGACATCATCCGTTCCCACGGCGACCGCCCCTGCGCGGAACTGGCCAAACCGTTGCTGTGCCGTCCGAGTGGGTAG
- a CDS encoding RrF2 family transcriptional regulator, with protein sequence MRISARADYAVRAALELAVREETAPVKAETVAAAQGIPHKFLEGILGDLRRAGLVTSRRGGTGGYALAREPSAITVADVIRAVDGPIVSVRGERPTGLSYTGSAQPLLPLWIALRANVRKILEGVTLADIATDTLPEPVRRLAAEPASWENP encoded by the coding sequence ATGAGGATCTCGGCACGGGCGGATTACGCGGTACGGGCGGCGCTGGAGCTGGCCGTGCGCGAGGAGACGGCACCGGTGAAGGCGGAGACGGTCGCGGCCGCGCAGGGCATTCCGCACAAGTTCCTGGAGGGCATCCTGGGCGATCTGCGCCGCGCGGGCCTGGTCACCAGCCGACGCGGCGGCACCGGAGGCTACGCCCTGGCCCGGGAGCCGTCCGCGATCACCGTGGCGGACGTCATCCGCGCGGTGGACGGTCCGATCGTGTCGGTACGGGGGGAGCGGCCCACGGGCCTCAGCTACACCGGCTCGGCGCAGCCGCTCCTGCCTCTGTGGATCGCTCTGCGGGCGAACGTACGCAAGATCCTCGAGGGCGTCACGCTCGCCGACATCGCGACGGACACCCTCCCGGAACCGGTCCGCCGCCTGGCCGCGGAACCGGCGTCGTGGGAGAACCCCTGA